A DNA window from Kitasatospora atroaurantiaca contains the following coding sequences:
- a CDS encoding alkyl hydroperoxide reductase, protein MALDELKAALPDYAKDLKLNLSAVIGNSDLPTQQLWGTVLACAMATRSPSVLRELEPEAKANLKPEAYNAAKGAAAVMAMNNVYYRTLHLLSDKEYSSMRAGLRMNIIGTPGVEKADFELWCFAVSAINGCGQCLDSHEAVLRKAGVEREVIQASMKIAAVVQAVAATLDSEALLP, encoded by the coding sequence ATGGCGCTTGACGAGCTGAAGGCAGCCCTCCCCGACTACGCCAAGGACCTCAAGCTCAACCTGAGCGCGGTCATCGGCAACTCCGACCTCCCGACGCAGCAGCTCTGGGGCACCGTGCTGGCCTGCGCGATGGCCACCCGCAGCCCCTCCGTGCTGCGTGAGCTGGAGCCCGAGGCCAAGGCCAACCTGAAGCCCGAGGCGTACAACGCCGCCAAGGGCGCGGCGGCCGTCATGGCGATGAACAACGTCTACTACCGGACGCTGCACCTGCTCTCCGACAAGGAGTACAGCAGCATGCGGGCGGGTCTGCGGATGAACATCATCGGCACCCCGGGCGTGGAGAAGGCCGACTTCGAGCTCTGGTGCTTCGCGGTGTCCGCGATCAACGGCTGTGGGCAGTGCCTCGACTCGCACGAGGCCGTACTGCGCAAGGCGGGCGTCGAGCGCGAGGTCATCCAGGCCTCGATGAAGATCGCCGCGGTCGTCCAGGCCGTCGCCGCGACCCTCGACTCCGAGGCGCTGCTGCCGTAA
- a CDS encoding HNH endonuclease gives MIPLQRPQLQAQLAADLARRTEAIRAAGPSTATGRAAWRTAREPKARLRVLLHRMAPGLVRCMYCGDNLGTDIDHFEPIARAPLRTFDWHNHLLACAFCNSNQKRDRFPCDPVTGAHLLIDPAREDPADHLLLYLESGSYEGLTPKGEATIDVFALNARAELVRGRRLAFTVVKALLREWHTQSRRGDPATGQEVADSLRMLWQADVLRAVVRLARTPALAATVLGPDAFTALQALAREDPRFR, from the coding sequence GTGATTCCGCTCCAACGGCCCCAGCTGCAGGCACAGTTGGCGGCCGACCTGGCGCGCCGTACCGAGGCGATCCGGGCCGCCGGGCCCAGCACCGCCACCGGCCGGGCCGCCTGGCGCACCGCCCGTGAACCCAAGGCCCGGCTGCGGGTGCTGCTGCACCGGATGGCACCCGGCCTGGTCCGCTGCATGTACTGCGGCGACAACCTTGGCACCGACATCGACCACTTCGAGCCGATCGCCCGCGCCCCGCTGCGCACCTTCGACTGGCACAACCACCTGCTGGCCTGCGCCTTCTGCAACAGCAACCAGAAGCGCGACCGCTTCCCCTGCGACCCGGTCACCGGTGCCCACCTGCTGATAGACCCGGCCCGCGAGGACCCGGCGGACCACCTGCTGCTCTACCTGGAGTCGGGCTCCTACGAGGGCCTCACCCCCAAGGGCGAGGCCACCATCGACGTCTTCGCCCTCAACGCCCGCGCCGAGCTGGTCCGGGGGCGCAGGCTGGCCTTCACCGTGGTGAAGGCCCTGCTGCGGGAGTGGCACACCCAGTCCAGGCGCGGTGACCCGGCGACCGGCCAGGAGGTCGCCGACTCGCTCCGGATGCTGTGGCAGGCGGACGTGCTGCGCGCGGTCGTCAGGCTCGCCCGCACCCCGGCCCTGGCGGCGACCGTCCTCGGCCCCGACGCCTTCACCGCGCTGCAGGCGCTGGCCCGCGAGGACCCGCGCTTCCGCTGA
- a CDS encoding peroxiredoxin, which translates to MLTIGDKFPEFELNACVDLDAANAFAEINHKTYEGKWKIVFFWPMDFTFVCPTEIAAFGKLNEEFADRDAQILGVSGDSEYVHHAWRKDHADLRDLPFPMLADVKHDLMRACGVEAADGTAQRAVFIVDPNNEIQFVMVTAGSVGRNPKEVLRVLDALQTDELCPCNWNKGEATLDAEQLLAG; encoded by the coding sequence GTGCTCACGATCGGTGACAAGTTCCCCGAGTTCGAACTCAACGCCTGCGTCGACCTCGACGCCGCGAACGCCTTCGCCGAGATCAACCACAAGACCTACGAGGGCAAGTGGAAGATCGTCTTCTTCTGGCCGATGGACTTCACCTTCGTCTGCCCGACCGAGATCGCCGCGTTCGGCAAGCTGAACGAGGAGTTCGCCGACCGCGACGCCCAGATCCTCGGCGTCTCCGGCGACTCCGAGTACGTCCACCACGCCTGGCGCAAGGACCACGCCGACCTGCGTGACCTGCCCTTCCCGATGCTGGCCGACGTCAAGCACGACCTCATGCGCGCCTGCGGCGTCGAGGCCGCCGACGGCACCGCCCAGCGCGCGGTGTTCATCGTCGACCCGAACAACGAGATCCAGTTCGTCATGGTGACCGCGGGCTCCGTCGGCCGTAACCCCAAGGAGGTCCTGCGGGTGCTGGACGCCCTGCAGACCGACGAGCTGTGCCCGTGCAACTGGAACAAGGGCGAGGCGACCCTTGACGCCGAGCAGCTGCTGGCCGGCTGA
- a CDS encoding transglycosylase SLT domain-containing protein, producing the protein MTRISVRGVAVASATAVTAVGAVVGVASGSEGTNTQTVDVAGATLLAELPTGGHAQTISDNFRHQATAQQASADAAAKKAAEEAARQKAAADAQAKADAEKAAKAAEEKRKADEEAANRAKARSVLAAVSPGSVQEMALQIIGDDAQFQCFSQIVKRESGWDYTATNASSGAYGLVQALPGSKMASVGADWRTNPATQIKWGLNYMNSRYGSPCGAWSFWQSHHWY; encoded by the coding sequence GTGACTCGGATCTCGGTCCGGGGAGTTGCTGTGGCCTCCGCCACCGCGGTCACCGCTGTCGGTGCCGTCGTGGGTGTGGCCTCGGGCAGCGAGGGCACCAACACCCAGACGGTCGACGTCGCAGGCGCCACCCTGCTCGCCGAACTCCCGACGGGCGGCCACGCGCAGACCATCAGCGACAACTTCAGGCATCAGGCCACCGCTCAGCAGGCCTCCGCCGACGCGGCCGCCAAGAAGGCCGCCGAGGAGGCAGCGCGCCAGAAGGCCGCTGCCGACGCGCAGGCCAAGGCGGACGCGGAGAAGGCGGCCAAGGCCGCCGAGGAGAAGCGGAAGGCCGACGAGGAGGCCGCGAACCGCGCCAAGGCGCGTTCCGTGCTCGCCGCCGTCAGCCCGGGCTCGGTCCAGGAGATGGCTCTCCAGATCATCGGCGACGACGCCCAGTTCCAGTGCTTCAGCCAGATCGTGAAGCGCGAGAGCGGCTGGGACTACACCGCCACCAACGCGAGCTCCGGCGCGTACGGTCTGGTGCAGGCGCTGCCCGGCTCCAAGATGGCCTCGGTCGGCGCCGACTGGCGGACCAACCCCGCGACGCAGATAAAGTGGGGCCTGAACTACATGAACAGCCGCTACGGCAGCCCGTGCGGCGCGTGGTCCTTCTGGCAGTCGCACCACTGGTACTAG
- a CDS encoding ATP-binding SpoIIE family protein phosphatase, which translates to MRDHPELQAGQPPAVPTQRRPSSAPGADGRPRIAERLAYLDSATRRINSSLDLAATLRNLGKVLVPALADAAVVHLRDPLPNIERDPGCPVALTIHHAHGTRLGRRSRTRQVRPGGALAAVLGRQLPTGPVVLGTPSAARLRPLLEELYGARTLGRLAAGTALLALPLRGRKAVLGLLLLIRRPGKDSLTDSASDPTSESTAFEDTASGDTAFDSTDAATAAHLATQAGLAVDTALRYSREWEIADELQRSMLPTHLPQRHGVRLAHRYLPGESGAQVGGDWYDSVPLPGNRVALIVGDVMGHSLTSAAIMGQLRTSAQTLAALDLPPHEVLYHLDEQAQRLGREQHLATCVYAVYDPIANRVVLANAGHVPPVLVQPDGRTELLELPSGAPIGVGGVDFSSVELPAPPGSALLLFTDGLVESRRRSLSTGLELLRSRLSTAHRHSPEHLCQEALRILPPGDRGDDIALLAAAFDGIPAEDVAYWYLQPRHETPGRARRLAGHALRRWGLERLADSTELMVSELVTNAIQHATRPVTLRLVRTSVLRCEVGDDSALLPRARRAGPDDERGRGLQIVARCAERWGATRLGAGKVVWFEQRLP; encoded by the coding sequence GTGCGTGACCATCCCGAGCTCCAGGCAGGGCAGCCGCCTGCCGTCCCCACCCAGCGCCGTCCGTCGTCGGCGCCGGGCGCGGACGGGCGGCCCCGGATCGCCGAACGTCTGGCGTACCTGGACAGCGCGACCCGTCGGATCAACAGCTCGCTCGACCTGGCGGCCACCCTGCGCAACCTCGGCAAGGTCCTCGTCCCCGCCCTGGCCGACGCCGCCGTCGTCCACCTGCGCGACCCGCTGCCCAACATCGAGCGCGACCCGGGCTGCCCCGTCGCGCTGACCATCCACCATGCCCACGGCACCCGCCTCGGCCGCCGGTCCCGGACCCGGCAGGTCCGGCCGGGCGGCGCACTTGCCGCCGTCCTCGGCCGGCAGCTGCCGACCGGCCCGGTGGTGCTCGGCACGCCGTCCGCCGCCCGGCTCCGCCCGCTGCTGGAGGAGCTGTACGGCGCCCGCACCCTCGGCCGGCTCGCCGCCGGCACGGCGCTCCTCGCCCTGCCGCTGCGCGGCCGCAAGGCCGTGCTCGGGCTGCTGCTGCTGATCCGCCGCCCGGGCAAGGACTCGCTCACCGACTCGGCCTCCGACCCGACCTCCGAGAGCACCGCCTTCGAGGACACCGCCTCCGGGGACACCGCCTTCGACTCGACCGACGCCGCCACCGCCGCGCACCTGGCCACCCAGGCAGGCCTCGCGGTGGACACCGCGCTGCGCTACTCCCGCGAGTGGGAGATCGCCGACGAGCTGCAGCGCAGCATGCTGCCGACCCATCTCCCGCAGCGGCACGGCGTCCGCCTGGCCCACCGCTACCTCCCCGGCGAGAGCGGCGCCCAGGTCGGCGGAGACTGGTACGACTCGGTGCCGCTGCCCGGGAACCGGGTCGCCCTGATCGTCGGTGACGTCATGGGCCACTCCCTCACCTCGGCCGCCATCATGGGCCAGCTGCGCACCAGCGCGCAGACCCTGGCCGCCCTCGACCTGCCGCCGCACGAGGTGCTCTACCACCTCGACGAGCAGGCCCAACGACTCGGCCGGGAACAGCACCTGGCGACCTGCGTGTACGCGGTCTACGACCCGATCGCCAACCGGGTGGTGCTCGCCAACGCGGGCCACGTCCCGCCGGTGCTGGTCCAGCCGGACGGCCGTACCGAACTGCTCGAGCTGCCGTCGGGTGCGCCGATCGGGGTCGGCGGGGTGGACTTCTCCTCGGTCGAGCTGCCTGCACCTCCCGGGTCCGCCCTGCTGCTCTTCACCGACGGCCTGGTGGAGTCGAGGCGACGCTCCCTGAGCACCGGGCTCGAGCTGCTCCGCAGCCGGCTCAGCACCGCACACCGGCACTCCCCGGAACACCTGTGCCAGGAGGCCCTGCGGATCCTCCCGCCCGGCGACCGGGGCGACGACATCGCCCTGCTCGCCGCCGCCTTCGACGGCATCCCGGCCGAGGACGTCGCGTACTGGTACCTCCAGCCCCGCCATGAGACGCCGGGCCGGGCGCGCCGGCTCGCCGGGCACGCGCTCCGCCGCTGGGGGCTCGAACGGCTGGCGGACAGTACCGAGTTGATGGTCAGCGAGCTGGTGACCAACGCGATCCAGCACGCCACCCGCCCGGTGACGCTCCGGCTGGTCCGCACCTCGGTGCTTCGCTGCGAGGTCGGCGACGACAGCGCACTGCTGCCTCGCGCCCGCCGGGCCGGGCCGGACGACGAGCGGGGGCGAGGTCTGCAGATAGTGGCCAGGTGCGCCGAGCGCTGGGGCGCGACCAGACTCGGGGCGGGCAAGGTGGTCTGGTTCGAGCAGCGCCTGCCGTAG
- a CDS encoding AI-2E family transporter, with amino-acid sequence MSWVGGLASRAVAAMEERRRAAVAEPEEQAEAAELVPAPRKPRPDVERPAPERPLPVPSGREYHPGRPATPAEAVPWSLRVAAESTWRLLLLAAALYLLFRVVDMLRLVAFAVLAALLISALLEPTVSWLRRHGVPRSLAAAGTFLAGVAGIGLVGWFVVWQVTTNLSSVTGKVQEGVNRLKDWLVTGPLHLTTQQISDFAKQISTAIGTNSEQITSAGFTGVTIAVEVLTGVVLTAFTTFFLLYDGARIWSWALRGLPRHSRYAMAGAGPKAWATLTAYVRGTVCVAFIDALCIGIGIQLLGVPMALPLAVIIFLGAFVPLVGALVTGTIAVLIALVTQGPFTSLMVLVVLVAVQQIEGHLLQPLILGRAVRVHPLGVVLGVAAGSIVGGIGGAIVAVPLIAVTNTVVSHLRRRNAAGQEVFEALEAARSAR; translated from the coding sequence GTGTCCTGGGTGGGTGGGCTCGCCTCCCGGGCGGTGGCCGCGATGGAGGAGCGGCGCCGGGCCGCCGTGGCCGAGCCGGAGGAGCAGGCCGAGGCCGCCGAGCTCGTCCCGGCACCGCGCAAGCCCCGCCCGGACGTCGAGCGACCGGCACCGGAACGCCCGCTGCCCGTACCGTCCGGCCGCGAGTACCACCCGGGCCGCCCCGCGACGCCGGCCGAGGCCGTGCCGTGGAGCCTGCGGGTGGCCGCCGAGTCGACCTGGCGCCTGCTGCTTCTCGCGGCGGCGCTCTACCTGCTCTTCCGGGTGGTCGACATGCTCCGGCTGGTCGCCTTCGCGGTCCTCGCCGCATTGCTGATCTCCGCGCTGCTTGAGCCGACCGTCTCCTGGCTGAGGCGGCACGGCGTACCGCGCTCGCTCGCCGCCGCCGGGACCTTCCTCGCCGGGGTGGCGGGCATCGGCCTGGTCGGCTGGTTCGTGGTCTGGCAGGTGACCACCAACCTCTCCTCCGTCACGGGCAAGGTCCAGGAGGGGGTCAACCGGCTCAAGGACTGGCTGGTGACCGGGCCGCTGCATCTGACGACCCAGCAGATCAGCGACTTCGCCAAGCAGATCTCGACCGCGATCGGCACCAACTCGGAGCAGATCACCTCGGCCGGTTTCACCGGGGTGACCATCGCGGTCGAGGTGCTCACCGGTGTGGTGCTGACCGCCTTCACCACCTTCTTCCTGCTCTACGACGGAGCCAGGATCTGGAGCTGGGCACTGCGCGGCCTGCCCCGGCACTCCCGCTACGCGATGGCCGGCGCCGGCCCCAAGGCCTGGGCGACGCTTACCGCGTACGTGCGCGGCACGGTGTGCGTGGCCTTCATCGACGCGCTCTGCATCGGCATAGGCATCCAGCTGCTGGGGGTGCCGATGGCCCTGCCGCTGGCGGTGATCATCTTCCTGGGGGCCTTCGTGCCGCTGGTCGGCGCGCTGGTCACCGGGACCATCGCGGTCCTGATCGCGCTGGTCACGCAGGGGCCGTTCACTTCGCTGATGGTGCTGGTGGTGCTGGTCGCCGTGCAGCAGATCGAGGGGCACCTGCTGCAGCCGCTGATCCTGGGCCGGGCGGTGCGGGTGCACCCGCTGGGCGTGGTGCTGGGTGTGGCGGCGGGGTCGATCGTCGGTGGGATCGGCGGCGCGATCGTCGCCGTACCGCTGATCGCCGTCACCAACACGGTGGTCTCCCACCTGCGGCGCCGCAACGCGGCCGGCCAGGAGGTCTTCGAGGCCCTCGAGGCCGCCCGCTCTGCCCGCTAG
- a CDS encoding class I SAM-dependent methyltransferase, which translates to MQAVAFDTIGARYGEAFPAKAGQLECGGWLLRQLEPGAPVLDVGCGTGDPTILQLTQGGLRVTGIDLSDGMLRLARRTAPAAAYHRIDMYDLATPRAEMAWGAPQLGPAAAGSFAAATAFFSLILLPQDEIPVVLGRIRELLRPGGLLALGMVEADLDHAPLPFLGHEIKISGYLREELEQTLAGAGFAVEDHSGHPYAPASTALPPEEQLFLRCRRID; encoded by the coding sequence CTGCAGGCCGTCGCCTTCGACACCATCGGCGCCCGCTACGGCGAGGCGTTCCCCGCCAAGGCCGGTCAACTGGAGTGCGGCGGCTGGCTGCTGCGTCAGCTGGAGCCCGGCGCTCCGGTGCTCGACGTCGGGTGCGGCACCGGCGATCCGACGATCCTCCAGCTGACCCAGGGCGGCCTGCGGGTCACCGGCATCGACCTCTCCGACGGCATGTTGAGACTGGCCCGGCGGACCGCGCCGGCCGCCGCCTACCACCGCATCGACATGTACGACCTGGCCACCCCGCGGGCCGAGATGGCCTGGGGAGCACCACAGCTGGGCCCGGCCGCGGCCGGGAGCTTCGCCGCGGCCACCGCCTTCTTCTCACTGATCCTGCTGCCCCAGGACGAGATCCCGGTGGTCCTCGGCCGGATCCGCGAGCTGCTGCGGCCCGGCGGCCTGCTGGCGCTCGGCATGGTCGAGGCGGACCTCGACCACGCGCCGCTGCCCTTCCTCGGTCACGAGATCAAGATAAGCGGGTACCTGCGCGAGGAGTTGGAGCAGACGCTCGCCGGGGCGGGCTTCGCCGTCGAGGATCACTCCGGCCACCCGTACGCCCCCGCCAGCACCGCGCTCCCTCCGGAGGAGCAGTTGTTCCTGCGCTGTCGGCGGATCGACTGA
- a CDS encoding AAA family ATPase, producing MYVSRLSVENIRGFHGARNVDLDLTRPDGSYAGWTVLAGPNASGKSTLLRAIALALGAGAGDGCASWLHTGAAEGGVRAGEHRWWLTRTEDGVTEQRSSGDRGLCASFGPHREDIGEITGWLAEQHLLRLERRSGAAELLRGITALLDDGLLPEGHRVARVDSDGLWVAQGGAEFPLGELGDGARAVAALVLGLVRHAQQVDEEAELVVVGEVPTVPVGGVVLIDEAEAHLHLGWQQRLGEWLVAHFPNVQFIVSTHSPYICQAADPGGLIRLAGPQEQAPPRILDDDLHQRIVYGSGDDAALSELFGLGSPYSPQAEAERRLLIALERKLYAGQASRSEVAEYQELGAKLNSSLSARVDEVRARQGGDR from the coding sequence ATGTACGTCTCCAGGCTCAGCGTCGAGAACATCAGGGGATTCCACGGAGCCAGGAACGTCGATCTCGACCTGACCAGGCCCGACGGCTCGTACGCGGGCTGGACGGTGCTGGCCGGGCCCAACGCGTCCGGAAAGTCCACGCTGCTGCGGGCGATCGCGCTGGCGCTCGGCGCAGGGGCCGGAGACGGGTGCGCGTCCTGGCTGCACACCGGCGCGGCCGAGGGCGGGGTGCGGGCCGGGGAGCACCGGTGGTGGCTCACCCGCACCGAGGACGGCGTCACCGAGCAGCGTTCCTCCGGCGACCGGGGGCTCTGCGCGAGCTTCGGACCCCACCGCGAGGACATCGGCGAGATCACCGGCTGGCTGGCCGAGCAGCACCTGCTCCGGCTCGAACGGCGGTCCGGCGCCGCCGAGCTGCTCCGAGGCATCACGGCTCTGCTGGACGACGGACTGCTGCCCGAGGGGCACCGCGTGGCCCGGGTCGACTCCGACGGGCTCTGGGTCGCCCAGGGCGGGGCGGAGTTCCCGTTGGGCGAGCTGGGCGACGGGGCCAGGGCGGTGGCAGCCCTGGTGCTCGGCCTGGTCCGGCATGCCCAACAGGTGGACGAAGAGGCCGAGTTGGTCGTCGTCGGCGAGGTGCCCACGGTCCCGGTGGGCGGAGTCGTCCTGATCGACGAGGCGGAGGCGCACCTGCACCTGGGCTGGCAGCAGCGCCTCGGTGAGTGGCTGGTGGCGCACTTCCCGAACGTCCAGTTCATCGTCAGCACGCACAGCCCGTACATCTGCCAGGCCGCGGACCCGGGCGGCCTGATCCGGCTGGCCGGCCCGCAGGAGCAGGCGCCGCCGCGCATCCTGGACGACGACCTCCACCAGCGCATCGTCTACGGCAGCGGAGACGATGCCGCGCTCTCCGAGCTCTTCGGCCTCGGCAGCCCGTACTCGCCGCAGGCCGAGGCCGAGCGCCGGCTGCTGATCGCGCTGGAGCGGAAGCTGTACGCGGGCCAGGCCTCCCGCTCCGAGGTCGCCGAGTACCAGGAGCTCGGCGCCAAGCTCAACAGCTCGCTGAGCGCCCGGGTGGACGAGGTGCGAGCGCGTCAGGGCGGTGACCGGTGA
- a CDS encoding LysR substrate-binding domain-containing protein: MNTHQPRPRGPRTPSVAQLKAFVAVVEHRHFRDAAAAIGTSQPALSGAVAALEETLGAQLVERTTRKVIITPLGERVADHARRVLASLHALTEEVEAARRPFTGPLHLGVIPTVAPYLLPTVLRLVRDSYPDLELHVHEERTPSLLEGLAGGRLDVLLLALPAGGASPTRDIPLFDEDFVLVTPPEHELAGRIDVPRDVLLDLDVLLLEEGHCLRDQALDICREVGADPSGGTTRAAGLSTLVQLVAGGLGVTLLPATALDVEAGRTDRLAAVRFAAPAPGRRIGLATRPGSARSAEYDRFADSLREVLRELPVRIVERGGVST, encoded by the coding sequence ATCAATACGCACCAACCCAGACCCCGGGGGCCCCGCACCCCGTCGGTCGCCCAGCTCAAGGCCTTCGTCGCGGTCGTCGAGCACCGCCACTTCAGGGACGCCGCGGCGGCGATCGGCACCAGCCAGCCCGCGCTCTCGGGCGCGGTCGCCGCGCTGGAGGAGACGCTCGGCGCGCAGTTGGTCGAGCGTACGACGCGAAAGGTCATCATCACTCCACTGGGTGAGCGTGTGGCCGATCACGCGCGCCGGGTCCTCGCCTCCCTGCATGCTCTCACCGAGGAGGTGGAGGCGGCCCGCCGCCCCTTCACCGGCCCGCTCCACCTCGGCGTGATCCCGACCGTGGCCCCGTACCTGCTGCCGACCGTGCTGCGACTGGTCCGCGACAGCTACCCGGACCTGGAGCTGCACGTCCACGAGGAGCGCACCCCTTCCCTGCTGGAGGGGCTGGCCGGCGGGCGCCTGGACGTCCTGCTGCTCGCCCTCCCCGCGGGCGGCGCCTCGCCCACCCGGGACATTCCGCTTTTCGACGAGGACTTCGTCCTGGTCACCCCACCCGAGCACGAGCTCGCCGGGCGGATCGACGTGCCGCGCGACGTGCTGCTCGACCTGGACGTGCTGCTGTTGGAGGAGGGCCACTGCCTGCGCGACCAGGCCCTCGACATCTGCCGCGAGGTCGGCGCCGACCCCTCGGGCGGTACGACCCGCGCCGCCGGCCTCTCCACCCTCGTCCAGCTGGTGGCCGGCGGCCTCGGCGTCACCCTGCTGCCCGCCACCGCGCTCGACGTCGAGGCCGGCCGTACCGACCGGCTCGCCGCCGTACGCTTCGCCGCCCCGGCCCCCGGCCGCCGGATCGGCCTCGCCACCCGGCCCGGCTCGGCGCGCAGCGCCGAGTACGACCGCTTCGCCGACTCACTGCGCGAGGTGCTGCGCGAGCTGCCGGTTCGAATCGTGGAGCGAGGGGGAGTCAGTACCTAG